In Streptomyces sp. NBC_00306, a single genomic region encodes these proteins:
- a CDS encoding bifunctional metallophosphatase/5'-nucleotidase: MSATPHRNRSRILAAVAGLTTVGALVAAMPAGASESGHGHGRTVDVQLLSFNDLHGNLEPPAGSAGRVTHANEDGTTRTIDAGGAEYLATHLRQAREDHRYSVTAAAGDMVGASPLLSGLFHDEPTVEALNKLKLDVTSVGNHEFDEGAKELARLQNGGCHPTEGCYEKGKKFKGADFPYLAANVTKEKSGKPLLDPYFIWKKNGVKIGFIGVTLEGTPNIVSAEGVKGLKFGDEIETINKYTKVLERKGVKSIVALIHEGGAPASASYNYNCDSPGPGDGVSGPIVDIAKKVSPQVDALVTGHTHQAYACSIPDPSGKPRTVTSAASFGKLYTDTTLTYDRRTNDIVRTAVASANHVVTRDVAKASDMTNLIQRWNTLAAPIASRPVGYISADIENPADAPEKPVGNLIADAQLEGLAPADKGGAQLAVMNPGGVRAGLVHKASGGEGDGVVTYGEAFTVQPFTNMMNVVDLTGAQLVTMLQQQVSGANQAAPKILQVSKGFTYTLDMTKSGADRIVTSSVKLGGEALDPAKTYRVAMNEFLAGGGDGFAVLKEHKNKLVGASDLDVLTAYLAAHSTAASPLAPPATGRITVVK, encoded by the coding sequence ATGTCAGCGACACCGCACAGAAACCGCAGCCGCATACTCGCCGCGGTCGCCGGCCTGACCACCGTCGGCGCTCTGGTCGCCGCGATGCCGGCAGGAGCCTCCGAGAGCGGCCACGGACACGGCCGCACCGTTGACGTCCAGCTCCTGTCCTTCAACGACCTGCACGGGAACCTGGAGCCGCCCGCCGGCTCGGCCGGGCGCGTCACGCACGCCAACGAGGACGGCACCACCAGGACGATCGACGCGGGCGGTGCCGAGTACCTCGCCACGCACCTGCGCCAGGCGCGCGAGGACCACCGGTACTCGGTGACGGCCGCGGCCGGTGACATGGTCGGCGCGTCCCCGCTGCTGTCCGGTCTCTTCCACGACGAGCCCACCGTCGAGGCGCTGAACAAGCTGAAGCTCGACGTCACTTCCGTCGGCAACCACGAGTTCGACGAGGGCGCCAAGGAACTGGCCCGCCTCCAGAACGGTGGCTGCCACCCGACCGAGGGCTGCTACGAGAAGGGGAAGAAGTTCAAGGGCGCGGACTTCCCCTACCTCGCGGCCAACGTGACGAAGGAGAAGAGCGGCAAGCCGCTGCTCGACCCGTACTTCATCTGGAAGAAGAACGGCGTCAAGATCGGTTTCATCGGGGTGACCCTGGAGGGCACGCCGAACATCGTCAGCGCCGAGGGCGTCAAGGGCCTGAAGTTCGGCGACGAGATCGAAACGATCAACAAGTACACCAAGGTCCTGGAGCGCAAGGGCGTCAAGTCGATCGTCGCCCTGATCCACGAGGGCGGTGCGCCCGCCTCGGCGTCGTACAACTACAACTGCGACAGCCCGGGCCCGGGTGACGGCGTCTCCGGCCCGATCGTGGACATCGCCAAGAAGGTCAGCCCGCAGGTCGACGCGCTCGTCACCGGCCACACCCACCAGGCGTACGCGTGCTCGATCCCCGACCCGTCGGGCAAGCCGCGCACCGTCACCTCGGCCGCGTCGTTCGGCAAGCTCTACACCGACACGACCCTCACCTACGACCGGCGCACGAACGACATCGTGCGTACGGCCGTGGCGTCCGCGAACCACGTCGTCACCCGTGACGTCGCGAAGGCCTCGGACATGACGAATCTGATCCAGCGCTGGAACACGCTGGCCGCGCCGATCGCGAGCCGTCCCGTGGGCTACATCTCCGCCGACATCGAGAACCCGGCGGACGCCCCCGAGAAGCCGGTGGGCAACCTGATCGCGGACGCCCAGCTGGAGGGCCTCGCGCCCGCTGACAAGGGCGGGGCGCAGCTGGCCGTCATGAACCCGGGCGGTGTCCGTGCGGGTCTGGTGCACAAGGCGTCGGGCGGTGAGGGCGACGGTGTCGTGACGTACGGCGAGGCCTTCACCGTGCAGCCGTTCACCAACATGATGAACGTCGTCGACCTGACCGGCGCGCAGCTGGTCACCATGCTCCAGCAGCAGGTCAGTGGCGCGAACCAGGCCGCTCCGAAGATCCTTCAGGTGTCCAAGGGCTTCACCTACACCCTGGACATGACGAAGTCGGGCGCCGACCGGATCGTGACGTCGTCGGTGAAGCTGGGCGGCGAGGCGCTCGACCCGGCGAAGACCTACCGGGTCGCGATGAACGAGTTCCTCGCGGGCGGTGGCGACGGGTTCGCCGTGCTGAAGGAGCACAAGAACAAGCTCGTCGGCGCCTCCGACCTGGATGTGCTGACCGCCTACCTGGCCGCGCACTCGACGGCGGCCTCCCCGCTGGCGCCGCCGGCCACCGGCCGGATCACGGTCGTCAAGTAG
- the mshD gene encoding mycothiol synthase has product MTTDAVIPEPGRQILTYDELTPEQAEAVLGLLAEAARSDGMQAVSEQGRLQLRGGKRDGVRHFLLTVGDELIGYAQLEDTDPVEAPAAELVVHPSHRGRGHGRALGSALLGASGKRLRVWAHGGKSAARHLAQVLGLSLFRELRQLRRSLSPLDIPEPVFPAGVTVRTFVPGQDDAAWLAVNAAAFAHHPEQGSLTQRDLDDRKNEPWFDPKGFFLAERDGEIIGFHWTKVHAEEHLGEVYVVGIRPDAQGGGLGKALTAIGLRHLAAQQMPTAMLYVDADNTAALAVYERLGFVTHEVDLMYRAES; this is encoded by the coding sequence ATGACGACTGACGCGGTGATTCCGGAGCCCGGCCGGCAGATCCTGACCTATGACGAGCTGACTCCCGAGCAGGCGGAAGCCGTACTGGGTCTGCTCGCCGAGGCCGCCCGCAGCGACGGGATGCAGGCCGTCTCCGAACAGGGCCGGCTGCAACTGCGCGGCGGAAAGCGGGACGGCGTACGGCACTTCCTGCTGACCGTCGGCGACGAACTGATCGGCTACGCCCAGCTGGAGGACACCGATCCGGTGGAGGCCCCGGCCGCCGAACTCGTGGTCCACCCGAGCCACCGGGGCCGCGGCCACGGCCGGGCCCTGGGCAGTGCGCTGCTCGGCGCCTCGGGCAAGCGGCTGCGGGTGTGGGCGCACGGCGGGAAGTCGGCGGCCCGGCACCTGGCCCAGGTCCTCGGGCTCAGCCTCTTCCGCGAACTGCGCCAACTGCGCCGCTCCCTGAGCCCGCTCGACATCCCCGAGCCGGTGTTCCCTGCCGGGGTCACGGTGCGCACCTTCGTCCCGGGCCAGGACGACGCGGCCTGGCTCGCGGTGAACGCCGCGGCCTTCGCCCACCACCCGGAGCAGGGCTCGCTCACCCAACGGGACCTCGACGACCGCAAGAACGAACCGTGGTTCGACCCGAAGGGCTTCTTCCTGGCGGAGCGCGACGGCGAGATCATCGGCTTCCACTGGACGAAGGTGCACGCGGAGGAACACCTGGGCGAGGTGTACGTGGTGGGCATCCGCCCCGACGCCCAGGGCGGCGGACTCGGCAAGGCCCTGACCGCGATCGGCCTCCGCCACCTCGCGGCCCAGCAGATGCCGACGGCCATGCTCTACGTGGACGCGGACAACACTGCGGCACTGGCCGTGTACGAGCGGCTGGGCTTCGTCACGCACGAGGTGGATCTGATGTACCGCGCGGAGTCCTGA
- a CDS encoding RNA degradosome polyphosphate kinase, whose product MSQQPAEVPVQHPQPSVGSIAAHRPHTVAATVSELEPDLDADLDGYEEDHDGSGAELPQGRFLDRERSWLAFNERVLELAEDPATPLLERANFLAIFASNLDEFFMVRVAGLKRRIATGVATRSASGLQPREVLDLIWTRSRELMARHAAAYQQDVAPALAEEGVHLIRWPDLTEKEQARLFTLFRQQIFPVLTPLAVDPAHPFPYISGLSLNLAVVVRNPVSGHRHFARVKVPPLLSRFLEASPQRYVPLEDVIAAHLEELFPGMEVLAHHMFRVTRNEDLEVEEDDAENLLQALEKELMRRRFGPPVRLEVEESIDPYVLDLLVRELKVSDAEVYPLPGPLDLTGLFGIAALDRPELKFPKFVAGTHRELAEVESASAPDIFMALRERDVLLHHPYDSFSTSVQAFLEQAAADPDVLAIKQTLYRTSGDSPIVDALIDAAESGKQVLVLVEIKARFDEQANIKWARKLEESGCHVVYGLVGLKTHCKLSLVVRQEGDTLRRYSHVGTGNYHPKTARLYEDLGLLTADPQVGADLSDLFNRLSGYSRRETYRRLLVAPKSLRDGLIARINKEAAHHRAGRPAYVRIKVNSMVDEAVIDACYRAAMAGVPVDIWVRGICALRPGVTGLSENIRVRSILGRFLEHSRIFSFGNGGEPEVWFGSADMMHRNLDRRIEALVRVTDPAHRATITRLMETGMSDSTSSWHLGPDGAWTRHATDPEGQPLRNVQEMLIDARRRRRAQP is encoded by the coding sequence ATGAGTCAGCAGCCCGCCGAGGTACCGGTCCAGCACCCCCAGCCGTCCGTCGGTTCCATAGCCGCGCACCGCCCGCACACCGTCGCGGCCACGGTGTCCGAGCTGGAACCCGACCTCGACGCCGATCTCGACGGCTACGAGGAGGATCACGACGGATCGGGCGCCGAGCTGCCCCAGGGACGGTTCCTGGACCGGGAGCGCAGCTGGCTCGCGTTCAACGAGCGGGTCCTGGAGCTCGCCGAGGATCCGGCCACCCCGCTGCTCGAACGGGCGAACTTCCTCGCCATCTTCGCGTCCAACCTGGACGAGTTCTTCATGGTCCGGGTGGCCGGCCTCAAGCGCCGTATCGCCACCGGTGTCGCCACCCGTTCGGCCTCCGGCCTCCAGCCGCGCGAGGTCCTCGATCTGATCTGGACCCGCTCCCGCGAGCTGATGGCCCGGCACGCCGCCGCCTACCAGCAGGACGTCGCCCCGGCGCTCGCCGAGGAAGGCGTCCACCTCATCCGCTGGCCGGACCTCACCGAGAAGGAGCAGGCGCGGCTGTTCACGCTGTTCCGGCAGCAGATCTTCCCGGTGCTCACGCCGCTGGCCGTCGACCCGGCGCACCCCTTCCCGTACATCTCCGGGCTCTCGCTGAACCTCGCCGTCGTCGTCCGCAACCCGGTCAGCGGCCACCGCCACTTCGCCCGGGTGAAGGTCCCGCCCCTGCTCTCCCGCTTCCTGGAGGCCTCGCCGCAGCGGTACGTACCGCTGGAGGACGTCATCGCGGCCCATCTCGAGGAGCTCTTCCCCGGCATGGAGGTGCTCGCGCACCACATGTTCCGGGTGACCAGGAACGAGGACCTGGAGGTCGAGGAGGACGACGCCGAGAACCTCCTCCAGGCCCTGGAGAAGGAGCTCATGCGGCGCCGCTTCGGGCCGCCGGTGCGCCTGGAGGTCGAGGAGTCCATCGACCCGTACGTCCTGGACCTGCTGGTGCGCGAGCTGAAGGTGTCCGACGCCGAGGTCTACCCGCTGCCGGGCCCGCTGGACCTGACCGGACTCTTCGGCATCGCGGCGCTGGACCGGCCCGAGCTGAAGTTCCCCAAGTTCGTCGCCGGCACCCACCGGGAACTCGCCGAGGTCGAGTCGGCCTCCGCACCCGACATCTTCATGGCGCTGCGCGAGCGCGACGTCCTGCTGCACCACCCGTACGACAGCTTCTCCACCTCCGTGCAGGCCTTCCTGGAGCAGGCCGCAGCCGACCCGGACGTGCTCGCGATCAAGCAGACCCTGTACCGGACCTCCGGCGACTCGCCCATCGTGGACGCGCTGATAGACGCCGCCGAGTCGGGCAAGCAGGTCCTCGTCCTGGTCGAGATCAAGGCCCGCTTCGACGAGCAGGCCAACATCAAGTGGGCGCGCAAGCTGGAGGAGTCCGGCTGCCACGTCGTCTACGGACTCGTCGGCCTCAAGACCCACTGCAAGCTGTCCCTGGTGGTGCGCCAGGAGGGCGACACCCTGCGCCGCTACTCGCACGTCGGCACCGGCAACTACCACCCGAAGACAGCCCGGCTGTACGAGGACCTGGGGCTGCTGACCGCCGACCCGCAGGTCGGCGCCGACCTCTCCGACCTGTTCAACAGGCTGTCGGGCTACTCACGGCGAGAGACCTACCGCCGGCTGCTGGTCGCGCCCAAGTCCCTGCGCGACGGCCTCATCGCGCGCATCAACAAGGAAGCGGCGCACCACCGCGCCGGGCGTCCCGCGTACGTCCGCATCAAGGTCAACTCGATGGTGGACGAGGCGGTCATCGACGCCTGCTACCGGGCCGCGATGGCGGGCGTGCCGGTCGACATCTGGGTGCGCGGCATCTGCGCGCTGCGCCCCGGCGTCACCGGGCTCTCGGAGAACATACGGGTGCGCTCCATCCTCGGACGCTTCCTCGAACACTCCCGGATCTTCTCCTTCGGCAACGGCGGAGAACCCGAGGTCTGGTTCGGCAGCGCCGACATGATGCACCGCAACCTCGACCGCCGTATCGAGGCTCTGGTGCGGGTCACCGACCCCGCCCACCGCGCGACCATCACGCGCCTCATGGAGACCGGTATGTCCGACTCCACGTCCTCCTGGCACCTCGGCCCGGACGGCGCATGGACCCGGCATGCGACGGATCCGGAGGGCCAGCCGCTGCGGAACGTACAGGAGATGCTCATAGACGCCCGGAGGCGCCGGCGTGCACAGCCCTGA
- a CDS encoding CHAD domain-containing protein, producing MHSPDLSREDAPAVPSGHPTAVTAGEALARYLNARAGDFLRSLRLHGESGSDTAGVAEAAGSLRMAARRISGTLHTFRPLLDPGWADDLRTELAWLSATLAQEHACTSRLNRLLSALSRLSGAAPVPSARGEFLVLDGAMGPQATDAPRPSGSLTVGAARAGALLERQLTLARTRAHSAALQALGSSRFHGVADAVAVLASELPLGPVAGAPASEALAPAAEVAEHRLVDAVAALPLSRAGHPYNAEALVHGLATASAGEAQDAPWHQVRQLLRLHRYAQEVLCPNADPVLGRAGLVLDRHRDAAEAAAAAAAAARTPRIAPATAYALGVLHADQRHEVEAARFAFQEVWRTTTAVSAP from the coding sequence GTGCACAGCCCTGATCTCTCCCGGGAGGACGCACCCGCCGTCCCGTCCGGCCACCCCACCGCGGTCACCGCGGGCGAGGCTCTCGCCCGGTACCTGAACGCGCGGGCGGGCGACTTTCTGCGCAGCCTGCGGCTGCACGGCGAGAGCGGTTCGGACACGGCGGGTGTGGCCGAGGCGGCCGGGTCGCTGCGCATGGCCGCCCGCCGTATCAGCGGGACCCTGCACACCTTCCGGCCGCTGCTCGACCCGGGCTGGGCGGACGATCTGCGGACCGAGCTGGCCTGGCTGTCCGCCACGCTGGCGCAGGAACACGCCTGCACCTCGCGGCTGAACCGGCTGCTGAGCGCCCTGTCCCGGCTCTCGGGCGCCGCTCCGGTGCCGTCGGCCAGGGGTGAGTTCCTGGTGCTGGACGGCGCCATGGGCCCCCAGGCGACGGACGCGCCCCGCCCCTCCGGCAGTCTCACCGTGGGCGCGGCCCGCGCGGGTGCGCTGCTGGAGCGGCAGCTCACCCTGGCCCGGACGCGCGCCCACTCCGCGGCCCTCCAGGCGCTGGGCTCCTCGCGCTTCCACGGCGTCGCCGACGCCGTCGCCGTACTCGCCTCCGAGCTGCCGCTCGGCCCCGTCGCGGGCGCCCCGGCCTCCGAGGCCCTGGCCCCCGCCGCCGAGGTCGCCGAGCACCGGCTGGTGGACGCGGTCGCCGCACTGCCGCTGTCGCGTGCGGGCCACCCGTACAACGCCGAGGCCCTCGTGCACGGCCTCGCCACCGCGTCGGCCGGAGAGGCGCAGGACGCGCCCTGGCACCAGGTCCGCCAATTGCTGCGGCTGCACCGGTACGCCCAGGAAGTGCTGTGCCCGAACGCGGATCCCGTGCTGGGCCGCGCGGGTCTGGTGCTCGACCGGCACCGCGACGCCGCCGAGGCGGCCGCCGCTGCCGCCGCCGCGGCCCGCACCCCCCGGATCGCTCCGGCCACGGCGTACGCGCTGGGGGTGCTGCACGCGGACCAGCGGCACGAGGTGGAGGCGGCCCGGTTCGCCTTCCAGGAGGTGTGGCGGACCACCACCGCGGTATCCGCGCCATGA
- a CDS encoding NUDIX hydrolase, protein MSDSTVHAAGCVLWRRAPYDEGLEICLVHRPKYDDWSHPKGKLKRGEDTLAGALREVLEETGHACVPGARLPTARYFANGRPKQVTYWAAEATTGSFTPSEEVDRILWLPPAAARNRLTQPRDRQLLDALLDALHSA, encoded by the coding sequence ATGAGCGACAGCACGGTCCATGCGGCGGGGTGCGTTCTGTGGCGCCGGGCCCCGTACGACGAGGGCCTGGAGATCTGTCTGGTGCACCGGCCCAAGTACGACGACTGGTCACACCCCAAGGGCAAACTGAAACGCGGTGAGGACACCCTCGCCGGTGCGTTGCGCGAAGTGCTGGAGGAGACCGGTCACGCGTGTGTCCCCGGCGCCCGGCTGCCGACCGCGCGCTACTTTGCGAACGGGCGCCCGAAGCAGGTCACGTACTGGGCGGCCGAGGCGACGACGGGGTCCTTCACCCCGAGCGAGGAGGTGGACCGCATTCTGTGGCTGCCGCCCGCCGCGGCACGCAACCGGCTGACGCAGCCGCGGGACCGCCAGCTGCTGGACGCGCTGCTCGACGCGCTGCACTCGGCCTGA
- the pstS gene encoding phosphate ABC transporter substrate-binding protein PstS: MKLQRKNGLRATALGALAVTGALVLTACGSDDNAGGTGGTGEKTNAASNIKCDDAKGKLPASGSSAQKNAMDLWVKNYMAACSGVEVNYKSSSSGEGIVAFNQGTVGFAGSDSALKPEEVEDSKKICKGGQGINLPMVGGPIAIGYNLSGVEGLSLDAPTVAKIFNNKIKKWNDPAIAALNKGKTLPDKAIQAFHRSEDSGTTQNLGKYLGKTAKAEWPYEAEKSWPAPGGQAASGSSGVAAQVKQVDGAIGYFELSYASSQSIPTVDINTGAAAPVKATSENASKAIAAAKVKGTGKDLALDLDYTTKAEGAYPIVLVTYEVVCDTGNKAETLGTVKSFLTYTAGDEGQKVLSEAGYAPIPAEINAKVRETVAGLK; the protein is encoded by the coding sequence GTGAAGCTTCAGCGCAAGAACGGGCTTCGCGCCACCGCGCTCGGCGCCCTCGCCGTGACCGGCGCCCTGGTCCTCACGGCGTGTGGTTCGGACGACAACGCGGGCGGAACCGGCGGCACCGGCGAGAAGACCAACGCCGCGTCGAACATCAAGTGCGACGACGCCAAGGGCAAGCTGCCCGCCTCCGGTTCCAGCGCTCAGAAGAACGCCATGGACCTGTGGGTCAAGAACTACATGGCGGCCTGCTCCGGCGTGGAGGTCAACTACAAGTCCTCCTCCTCCGGTGAGGGAATCGTCGCCTTCAACCAGGGCACGGTGGGCTTCGCCGGATCCGACTCGGCCCTGAAGCCCGAAGAGGTCGAGGACTCGAAGAAGATCTGCAAGGGCGGCCAGGGCATCAACCTGCCCATGGTCGGCGGCCCGATCGCGATCGGTTACAACCTCTCCGGTGTCGAGGGTCTGAGCCTGGACGCCCCGACCGTCGCCAAGATCTTCAACAACAAGATCAAGAAGTGGAACGACCCGGCGATCGCCGCTCTGAACAAGGGCAAGACGCTCCCGGACAAGGCGATCCAGGCCTTCCACCGCTCCGAGGACTCCGGCACCACGCAGAACCTCGGCAAGTACCTCGGCAAGACCGCCAAGGCGGAGTGGCCCTACGAGGCCGAGAAGAGCTGGCCCGCCCCCGGCGGCCAGGCCGCGTCCGGTTCCTCCGGTGTCGCCGCCCAGGTCAAGCAGGTCGACGGCGCGATCGGTTACTTCGAGCTCTCCTACGCCAGCTCGCAGTCCATCCCGACCGTGGACATCAACACCGGTGCCGCCGCTCCGGTGAAGGCCACCTCCGAGAACGCCTCCAAGGCCATCGCCGCCGCCAAGGTCAAGGGCACCGGCAAGGACCTGGCTCTCGACCTCGACTACACCACCAAGGCCGAAGGCGCCTACCCGATCGTCCTCGTGACCTACGAGGTCGTCTGCGACACGGGCAACAAGGCCGAGACGCTGGGCACGGTCAAGTCCTTCCTGACCTACACCGCCGGCGACGAGGGCCAGAAGGTCCTCTCCGAGGCCGGCTACGCGCCGATCCCGGCCGAGATCAACGCCAAGGTCCGCGAGACCGTCGCGGGTCTGAAGTAA
- the pstC gene encoding phosphate ABC transporter permease subunit PstC gives MASTTSIDAPPPTPAPPVNRKKGSTGRTGDKVFLGLSRGSGILLLVIMASIAAFLTYRSVLAISADEGNFLTTFEWNPAGDPPVFGIAVLLFGTVISSIIAMAIAVPIAVGIALFISHYAPRKLASPIAYVVDLLAAVPSIIYGIWGALFLVPYLEGLNLWLDQFFGWTYLFEKTEVGVARSLFTVGILLAIMILPIVTSVSREVFLQVPKMNEEAALALGATRWEVIRMSVLPFGRSGVISASMLGLGRALGETMAVATVLSPSFLISLHLLNPGGGTFAQNIAAKFDEANEFGRDALIASGLVLFILTLLVNGAARLIIARRKEYSGANA, from the coding sequence ATGGCTTCGACCACATCCATAGACGCACCCCCTCCAACGCCGGCTCCGCCGGTCAACAGGAAGAAGGGTTCCACCGGCCGCACCGGCGACAAGGTCTTCCTCGGCCTGTCCCGCGGTTCGGGCATCCTGCTCCTGGTGATCATGGCGTCGATCGCCGCGTTCCTCACCTACCGCTCCGTGCTCGCCATCTCCGCGGACGAGGGCAACTTCCTCACCACGTTCGAGTGGAACCCGGCGGGCGACCCGCCGGTGTTCGGCATCGCGGTCCTCCTCTTCGGCACCGTGATCAGCTCGATCATCGCGATGGCGATCGCCGTCCCGATCGCCGTCGGCATCGCGCTGTTCATCTCGCACTACGCGCCGCGCAAGCTCGCTTCCCCCATCGCCTACGTGGTCGACCTGCTGGCCGCCGTGCCGTCGATCATCTACGGCATCTGGGGCGCGCTCTTCCTGGTCCCCTACCTGGAGGGCCTGAACCTCTGGCTCGACCAGTTCTTCGGGTGGACCTACCTCTTCGAGAAAACCGAGGTCGGCGTCGCCCGCTCGCTGTTCACCGTCGGCATCCTGCTGGCGATCATGATCCTGCCGATCGTGACCAGCGTCAGCCGCGAAGTCTTCCTCCAGGTCCCGAAGATGAACGAAGAGGCCGCCCTCGCACTCGGCGCCACCCGCTGGGAAGTCATCCGCATGTCGGTGCTCCCCTTCGGCCGGTCCGGCGTGATCTCCGCCTCGATGCTCGGCCTCGGCCGCGCACTCGGCGAGACGATGGCCGTCGCCACGGTGCTGTCGCCGAGCTTCCTGATCTCCCTGCATCTGCTCAACCCGGGCGGAGGCACCTTCGCCCAGAACATCGCGGCGAAGTTCGACGAGGCCAACGAGTTCGGGCGGGACGCCCTGATCGCCTCCGGTCTCGTCCTCTTCATCCTCACCCTGCTGGTCAACGGCGCGGCCCGCCTGATCATCGCCCGCCGCAAGGAGTACTCGGGGGCCAACGCATGA
- the pstA gene encoding phosphate ABC transporter permease PstA: MSQTAIQDRPTPTPPVRKNGLRSRSLPRFAPLGFAVVAIALGVGLGLAAGWESRIQWGLISALFFVVISYVVTTVVENKRQAKDRLATSVVWVCFVLAVIPLFSLIWVTVSRGMKVLDGYFLTHSMAGVPGFEAGGGVYHAIIGTLEQVGIATVLSVPIGLLTAIYLVEYGKGTLAKAVTFFVDVMTGIPSIVAGLFLLSIMLLFELEPSGLMGALALAILMVPVVVRSTEEMLKLVPNELREASLALGVPKYRTILKVVIPTALGGITTGVMLAIARIAGETAPILLLVFGSQLINSNPFEGAQSSLPFYIWEQYRVGSEASYDRAWAAALVLIAFVMILNLVARGIARWKAPKSGR; encoded by the coding sequence ATGAGCCAGACAGCCATACAGGACAGGCCCACCCCGACGCCGCCGGTCCGCAAGAACGGCCTGCGCAGCCGCTCCCTCCCCCGCTTCGCGCCGCTCGGCTTCGCCGTCGTCGCGATCGCGCTCGGTGTCGGCCTCGGTCTCGCCGCCGGCTGGGAGAGCCGCATCCAGTGGGGCCTGATCTCGGCCCTCTTCTTCGTCGTCATCTCGTACGTCGTCACCACGGTCGTCGAGAACAAGCGACAGGCCAAGGACCGTCTGGCCACCAGCGTCGTCTGGGTCTGCTTCGTCCTCGCCGTCATCCCGCTCTTCTCGCTGATCTGGGTGACCGTCAGCCGCGGTATGAAGGTGCTCGACGGGTACTTCCTGACCCACTCGATGGCCGGTGTCCCCGGCTTCGAGGCCGGCGGCGGTGTCTACCACGCCATCATCGGCACGCTGGAGCAGGTCGGTATCGCCACCGTGCTCTCGGTGCCGATCGGTCTGCTGACCGCGATCTACCTGGTCGAGTACGGCAAGGGCACGCTGGCCAAGGCCGTCACCTTCTTCGTCGACGTCATGACGGGCATCCCGTCGATCGTCGCGGGCCTGTTCCTCCTCTCGATCATGCTGCTGTTCGAGCTGGAGCCCTCCGGCCTGATGGGCGCGCTGGCACTGGCGATCCTCATGGTCCCGGTCGTCGTCCGCTCCACCGAGGAGATGCTCAAGCTCGTTCCGAACGAGCTGCGCGAGGCTTCGCTGGCCCTCGGTGTGCCGAAGTACCGCACGATCCTCAAGGTCGTCATCCCGACCGCGCTCGGCGGCATCACAACCGGTGTGATGCTCGCGATCGCGCGTATCGCGGGTGAGACCGCGCCGATCCTGCTGCTGGTCTTCGGCAGTCAGCTGATCAACAGCAATCCTTTCGAAGGCGCCCAGTCCTCTCTCCCCTTCTACATTTGGGAGCAGTACCGGGTGGGCAGCGAGGCGTCGTACGACCGCGCCTGGGCCGCCGCCCTGGTGCTGATCGCCTTCGTCATGATTCTCAACCTGGTGGCCCGCGGCATCGCCCGCTGGAAGGCCCCGAAGTCCGGTCGCTGA
- the pstB gene encoding phosphate ABC transporter ATP-binding protein PstB has translation MAKRIDVSGLSAFYGSHKAIEDISMTVEPRSVTAFIGPSGCGKSTFLRTLNRMHEVTPGGRVEGKVMLDDENLYGSSVDPVSVRRTVGMVFQRPNPFPTMSIYDNVAAGLRLNRSYKKSELNAVVEKSLKGANLWNEVKDRLNKPGSGLSGGQQQRLCIARAIAVEPDVLLMDEPCSALDPISTLAIEDLIGELKERFTIVIVTHNMQQAARVSDRTAFFNLSAVGQPGKLIEIDETERIFANPSVQATEDYISGRFG, from the coding sequence ATGGCCAAGCGAATCGACGTCAGCGGCCTCTCTGCCTTCTACGGCTCCCACAAGGCGATCGAGGACATCTCGATGACCGTGGAGCCCCGCTCCGTGACGGCCTTCATCGGCCCGTCCGGCTGCGGCAAGTCCACCTTCCTGCGCACCCTGAACCGTATGCACGAGGTCACCCCCGGCGGCCGCGTCGAGGGCAAGGTGATGCTGGACGACGAGAACCTCTACGGCTCCAGCGTCGACCCGGTCTCCGTGCGCCGTACGGTCGGCATGGTCTTCCAGCGTCCGAACCCGTTCCCGACGATGTCCATCTACGACAACGTCGCCGCCGGTCTGCGCCTCAACCGCAGCTACAAGAAGAGCGAGCTCAACGCGGTCGTCGAGAAGTCGCTCAAGGGCGCGAACCTCTGGAACGAGGTGAAGGACCGCCTCAACAAGCCCGGTTCCGGCCTCTCCGGCGGTCAGCAGCAGCGTCTGTGCATCGCCCGCGCGATCGCGGTCGAGCCCGACGTCCTGCTGATGGACGAGCCCTGCTCGGCGCTCGACCCGATCTCGACCCTCGCGATCGAGGACCTGATCGGCGAGCTGAAGGAGCGCTTCACGATCGTCATCGTGACGCACAACATGCAGCAGGCGGCGCGGGTCTCGGACCGTACGGCGTTCTTCAACCTCTCGGCGGTCGGCCAGCCCGGAAAGCTGATCGAGATAGACGAGACGGAGCGCATCTTCGCGAACCCGTCGGTGCAGGCGACCGAGGACTACATCTCGGGCCGCTTCGGGTGA